The window ataggaaacaatactgtgcagccgtattcattgacctggccaaggcttttgactctgtcaatcaccacatcctcattggcagactcgacagccttggtttctctaatgattgcctcgcctggttcaccaactacttctctgatagagttcagtgtgtcaaatcggagggtctgttgtccgggcctctggcagtctctatgggggtgccacagggttcaattcttggaccgactctcttctctgtttacatcaatgatgtcgctcttgctgctggtgattctctgatccacctctacgcagacgacactattctgtatacttctggcccttcttttgacactgtgttaacaaccctccaggcgagcttcaatgccatacaactctccttccgtggcctccaactgctcttaaatacaagtaaaaccaaatgcatgctcttcaaccgatcgctgcctgctcctgcccgcctgtccaacatcactactttggacggctctgacttagaatatgtggacaactacaaatacctaggtgtctggttagactgtaaactctccttccagacccacatcaaacatctccaatccaaagtcaaatctagaattggcttcctattccgcaacaaagcatcctttactcatgctgccaaacatacccttgtaaaactgaccatcctaccaatcctcgacttcggtgatgtcatttacaaaatagcctccaaaaccctactcattaaattggatgcagtctatcacagtgccatccgttttgtcaccaaagccccatatactacccaccactgcgacctgtacactctcgttggctggccctcgcttcatactcgtcgccaaacccattggttccaggtcatctacaagaccctgctaggtaaagtccccccttatctcagctcgctggtcaccatagcagcacctacccgtagcacgcgctccagcaggtatatctctctagtcacccccaaaaccaattcttcctttggacgcctctccttccagttctctgctgccaatgactggaacgaactacaaaaatctctgaaactggaaacacctatctccctcactagctttaagcaccagctgtcagagcagctcatagattactgcacctgtacataacccatctacaatttagcccaaacaactacctctttacctactgtatttatttattaatttattttgctcctttgcaccccattatttctgtctctactttgcactttcttccaatgcaaaccaaccattccagtgttttttttagtttttattttacttgctgtgttgtactcacttcgcctccatggcctttttatatttttatttatttatacatatatctgtttgccttcacctcccttatctcacctcacttgctcacattgtatatagacttatttttttatcttttcactgtattattgactatatgtttgtttttactccatgtgtaactatgtgttgttgtatgtgtcgaactgctttgctttatcttggccaggtcgcaattgtaaatgagaacgtgttctcaatttgcctacctggttaaataaaggttaaataaataaataaataaaaaaaaacatcacagaatTATATAATTCAATTAATGTGGGAAATTAAGTTTATTTTACTTAGCCTTTATTCAACCAGATAAATGTATTAGGAAAACTTAAGCATTTCTAAGTTTAAGAATAACACGCTTTACAACTCAAGGGGGATTTAGTGATGTGGAGCATTCTCTATCTGAATCTTTATTTACAAGAGGAAAGCACAGTTCATCATAGTGTATGTGCCTTCCGCTCAGACTAAAATGTAGCACACATGCTCTTCATTGTTAAGGTCAGGACCGTGAAACACGGTCTGTTTGAAAGCAGAGGAGGGTGAAATTGAGTTTGTTGGGTTAATGACATGAAAATGTCATTGTTCAGTTCACCTGCATGTATGGCTCTCattatacctgctggttactacaTGCTCTCTACAGTTCATGGGAAATGAGCCCTTCACAATGATACAATGGCTGGAATGAGTGGAATTCTAGGTGGGATGGGTGGAATTCTAGGTGGAATGGGTGGAATTCTAGGTGGATTGGGTGGAATTCTAGGTGGAATGGGTGGAATTCTAGGTGGATTGGGTGGAATTCTAGGTGGATTGGGTGGAATTCTAGGTGGGTTGTGAGGAATTCTAGCTGGAATGTGAACGTTCTCTTTGCTTGAATTGTGGCGCTGGTTGGGGCTAGGAATTACGGAATAAATGATGGACTGGATTATGGTTCTGGTAGGGGCTAGGAATTACAATAGTCTCTTTTTGATCACAATGAAAAGGTCACTAATTATGTCTATCCGGTTCAGAAGCTGATTTTCCTCCAGAGGTGAATCTCTGAGGTGCTGCTATGAACCATTATCTGGATATTTACATTCAAAAATGGAAAGTAGAAAAGGCTCTCAGTATTTCTCTCCTTACAAACTGCTTAATTAACAGCTAATGTGTGGATTTTACTTCAACTTCACATAGACTTTGACATGGAACCAGGTAATGCTGTGGGCTAAGATGCCGCTGGAAGATATTAAATATTTTCAGTTTTTCTAAATGTCACATGGAATTTTTTACAAAGTTTGAAAGGTTGCTGCTTTTGGGGCTGTCATAAACGGCCAGCAAAACACACTGTTCAATCAAAACGAGATGCATTATGGGCTAGGTTTGTCGCTGTGCAGCCTGTTAGCCACCCAAACTTTGCATTTGTAAATATAGACTGTTTTGTGATaacaatatactgtacataaaGTTGTTCAAGTCTCCATTTTTGGTACTTGATCAAGTTCAGATTCTTGAGATATTTATAATCAGGCTCATTTCAAAGAGGGCTGTCCTTCAAAGCCAGTAGCGTCcctatagcctacatacagtgcATAGACATGGCTGCAAATGAAATATGATATGCTGTTCGTGCTAGTGTTTTTGTTTAAACTAACATGGATATTGAAAATGTGTCTAACCAGTAATGTGCTAATGAAATTGCACAAATTATTGAATCCCATCCAACATTTTTAAAGAGCAGAAATTGATCATGTGATATAGCTTGGGGAGCTTAAACCCCACGAGAATGCAGTAATGTATTTGGCCGGCAGTGGGGCATTTAATGTCAAATGTAATGATGTGTGTAAATGACAGGTTAAGCATGAAAGATCCAAATGGGCATGGACGATACTGAAAATGGTTTAGGAGAATGGTTAAAAACACAATTAGCAAAACATTTAGCCCAAAAAATGCAGCAACAACTTCTTGTAGGAAAAATATAGATCACAATAATGTTAGTGGTGACATCTCTCCCACAGCAATTCATCTGAAACAGAATTACATAAGCCATTTACCACAGAGCCTGTGTGATGGATGACATCGCTCCAAAGCCAAGCTGAAACCGATCGCCACACTGTTCTCTGGAAATGTCACCAGCAAGACATACGACACACCCTGATTCCCTTTTAAATGAGAATCTGTtattaaagaaagaaagaaacaccCCAGTTGTTATATTCCGGATCTCCCCAAAATGCACCCTTGgcgtttttttcttttctttaacTAAGAGTACAAAGAGTAGATTTATTCGTATGGGCGTGATAGTCAGGGTTTGATTGGCTGTCGGAGCCTTTAGCTGGTATAGGATGTCAGATCATATTTGAATACCTCTGGCAGATGATTTATAGGTGCAATCTTACCCAGCTGTCATGAGCCTTTATTCCTAGGGACAAGAGGATCTGGTGGCCTGAAGCAGCTGGTAAACACATTTGATGCGAGCATTCCTTAAACTAATCTCTGCTCACATTGACAGAATGACTGCCACTGTATACATTTCCctgtttttggggggggaaatTAACACGGGGAGGGGAAATGCTCAAGGAGATCAAAGCAGCTGGTTGCCAGGATTCATTTCCAAATGAAATATCGGGCTCTGATGTGACAGAGTCGGGACTGCATGGAGCTTTCTGGGTAAACAGTAGGTGCAGAGATTGAATAAGTCCATCTGAGATTGaagctgtcctaatatggacaccatacATTTATACATTTAACGTTTGAATTTGACATTATTTTGTACAGGGTCACTAAATATCTACAATCTGAACTGAAACCAAATGCAAGGAAAATCGGGGTGCTCTTGTCTAGGACAAGATGAATGCAATTGTGGGGTACAATCCTGCATGTTGGCCCTGTGTCCCTTTGTCCTGTAACCAAACAGTCATGTCTCGCATTTTATCAACAAATTCAAACACCACCAACTTAGAAAAACAGGTTGATGTGTCCTGTATTTCAGTCAGACATTCCAACCTGTCTCTTGCAGTCACGTTACACTCATGGAAAGATATCATCAGGACGTGGTAGTCTGTCATTGTTGTTAAGATCTGATATCCTGCGCAGCGCAAGATGAGCCAATGTCATAGGCCTATCGTCAACCAATCATATTTCTCAAATCCTTTCGGGCTAAATTCCAGCTAAACTTGGAGAACTACAAAAGTAAGTAAATAGATGTATTAGCTATAAGGTAATGTCGTCAAACTTGTGAGGCTCTCCATGCTGAACAGTTGCTCATTCAACATATTTGCTGCTACTTTACACAATCCCATTTTAAAAGACTCCCTTCCTAACTGTTTTACATTCCCTTAGACCAACCAGAAATGTTTCcttggctaatttaggaaagggatcattttagctagctgactagctagccatcggaggacaacaacacaacgagatgcaacaattcaagtttttctgtcaatgacatatGCTCTCAATGGGATTAGATAGGAGTgatgccaaatccaaactggcttcccttgacaattttttttttggtgcgcaaggaccattcacagttgagctcgtgCAGTCTAGCTTAACCATACGGGCGGCAACAATATCATACTCCTTTGGATCAGACatcatcagatagatggcctacacatagagagacagaggggtgctggttCATTCAAgcctgtgagatacattcagcctcttgccaATTGAAGAAAAATTATGAATCACAGAGAGAcgaaatatatgtattttttatattttggggggaagcctggcttcccttggcatccatgaatacacgccactgcacACATGAGGTCTCTCATTTCTGCATCAAGAGTAGGCTACCCATCAACTGCTCATTCGCTGCAGTCAACCGCAGGGGTGCAGTTCTGCCAGAGCAAGGAAGAGCGCCACCTCTCATCATTTAGTAAATTTAGTttaaagctgaatcaatgtcttgGAAGATCACAATGATTCATTAGTATTCTACATAACATAACCTAATATAATAGTATAACGTTACTGTTACACAAAAAATACCATCTCATTTCTTATAAGATGTTTAGCTGAGTAGTCCCCAAAAAATATAATGCGGCCAAAACTCAACAGCGTGCTCCACAAGGCAGAATGTGCTTTGATTGAGACAAAATACAGGAAGGCTATATAGTTTTTAATACCATCTCCTCTAATTTGATCACGAAATAGTAATTCAATAATGATATTCAATATTGATCTTCAATAATGATATTCAACAATGATATTCAATATCTGTCAATATATGAGAAGTTACGGTTTGATCGCCAGACTAATAAATCATTATTGACATTCTGGTGTTAATGAATCGGTATTAACAATCTGGGACTCTCCAAGAAACATCCCCACCCATCCCATCCCAGCTCATCCCAGCCCATCTCCACCCATCCCAGCCCAGCCCATCCCCGGCCAGCCCAGCCCCCACCCACCCATCCCAGCCcagcccatcccatcccatcccagcccagcccagcccagcccatcccAGCCCATCCCCGCCCATCCCAGCCCATCCCCGCCCATCCCAGCCtatcccagcccagcccagcccatcccAGCCCATCCCAGCCCAGCCCATCCCCGGCCAGCCCAGCCCACCCCCACCCATCCcagcccatcccatcccatcgcATCCCCGCCCATCCCAACCCAGCCCATCCCAGCCCAGCCCATCCCAACCCATCCCAGCCCATCCCAGGCCATCCCATCCCAGGCCGTCCCAGCCCATCCCAGCCCAGCCCATCCCAGGCCATCCCATCCCAGCCCATCCCAGCCCATCCCCGCCCATCCCAGCCtatcccagcccagcccagcccatcccAGCCCATCCCAGCCCAGCCCATCCCCGGCCAGCCCAGCCCACCCCCACCCATCCCATCCCAGCCCATCCCCGCCCATCCCAGCCCATCCCAGCCCAGCCCATCCCAGCCCAGCACATCCCAGGCCATCCCCGCCCATCCCAGCCCAGCCCATCCCAGCCCATCCCAGGCCATCCCAGCCCAGCCCATCCCAGCCCATCCCAGGCCATCCCAGCCCAGCCCATCCCAGCCCATCCCAGCCCATCCCCACCCATCTCAGCCCATCCCAGGCCACCCCCACCCATCGCAGCCCATCCCAGCCCATCCCAGCCCATCCCCACTCAAGGTCATTTGTCACCCTCAACAAAGGACACAATCCCTCTCCGTATTGATCTTCAATAATGATATTCAACAATGATATTCAATATCTGTCAATATATGAGAAGTTACGGTTTGATCGTCAGACTAATAAATCATTATTGACATTCTGGTGTTAATGAATCGGTATTAACAATCTGGGACTCTCCAAGAAACATCCCCACCCATCCCATCCCAGCTCATCCCAGCCCATCTCCACCCATCCCAGCCCAGCCCATCCCCGGCCAGCCCAGCCCCCACCCACCcatcccagcccagcccagcccatcccatcccatcccagcccagcccagcccagccccgcCCATCCCAGCCtatcccagcccagcccagcccatcccAGCCCATCCCAGCCCAGCCCATCCCCGGCCAGCCCAGCCCACCCCCACCCATCCcagcccatcccatcccatcccatcgcATCCCCGCCCATCCCAACCCAGCCCATCCCAGCCCAGCCCAtcccaacccatcccatcccatcccaggcCATCCCATCCCAGGCCGTCCCAGCCCATCCCAGCCCAGCCCATCCCAGCCCATCCCAGCCCATCCCAGGCCATCCCATCCCAGCCCATCCCAGCCCATCCCCGCCCATCCCAGCCtatcccagcccagcccagcccatcccAGCCCATCCCAGCCCAGCCCATCCCCGGCCAGCCCAGCCCACCCCCACCCATCCCATCCCAGCCCATCCCCGCCCATCCCAGCCCATCCCAGCCCAGCCCATCCCAGCCCAGCACATCCCAGGCCATCCCCGCCCATCCCAGCCCAGCCCATCCCAGCCCATCCCAGGCCATCCCAGCCCAGCCCATCCCAGCCCATCCCAGGCCATCCCAGCCCAGCCCATCCCAGCCCATCCCAGCCCATCCCCACCCATCTCAGCCCATCCCAGGCCACCCCCACCCATCGCAGCCCATCCCAGCCCATCCCAGCCCATCCCCACTCAAGGTCATTTGTCACCCTCAACAAAGGACACAATCCCTCTCCGTCTCTGGTTGAGTATAACACAAGTTAAACACTGATTTAATTAAGCCCTCATTTTACCACTGGCCTGGGCTTTTTGTCTCTAATGTGGAATGAATGAGCAGTGGCCCTAATGGTCTGTGCACTAATGCGGTTGAGACTAAAAGGTATTGCACTTCATCTGCTGCCATGCAGCCAGCACCAGAACCCTCTCAGACACACCACTCAGATACAGGCCCCATTATTCACTGGGACACATTCCTCTGCGTTCTAGCTAGCTATTTAGGCCTATAGGTGTCCCTGTTTTACAGTTTCAGTGTCTACAAAACGAGAAAACTAGGGATGTTTTGTTTTTGCACCGGTGTCCATAGGACAGTCTCAATCTCAACAATACTTATTTTCaggatgtcctaatatggacataATGTTTTTTCAATGTTGTGCAGTCAaagttgaacatgctatagacgtcCTCTGTAGCTGACTTAGCAGAGCTTTgggcttgcaacgccaggatagtagGTTTGATTcccgtaaaatgtatgcatgcatgattgttagtcgctttggataaaagtgtctgctaaatggcttatattatgtcatgctgagttgaacatgctatagacgtcATGCTTAGTTGAATATCTTATAGACATCATGCTGAGTTGATCATTCTATAATACGTtgtgctgagttgaacatgctataataCGTCATaatgagttgaacatgctatagacatcatgctgagttgaacatgctatagacgtcatgctgagttgaacatgctatagacgtcatgctgagttgaacatgctataatacgtcatgctgagttgaatATGCTATAAtacgtcatgctgagttgaacatgctatagatgtcatgctgagttgaacatgctatagacgtcatgctgagttgaacatgctatagacgtcatgctgagttgaacatgctatagatgtcatgctgagttgaacatgctatagacaccatgctgagttgaacatgttatagacgtcatgctgagttgaacatgctatagacgtcatgctgagttgaacatgctataataCGTCATGCTGAGAAGAACATGCTATAATAcatcatgctgagttgaacattcTATAAtacgtcatgctgagttgaacatgctataatacgtcatgctgagttgaacatgctatagacgtcatgctgagttgaacatgctatagatgtcatgctgagttgaacatgctatagacgtcatgctgagaagaacatgctatagacgtcatgctgagttgaacatgctatagacatcatgctgagttgaacattcTATAATACGttatgctgagttgaacatgctatagacgtcatgctgagttgaacatgctatagacgtcatgctgagttgaacatgctatagacgtcatgctgagttgaacatgctataatacgtcatgctgagttgaacatgctatagacgtcatgctgagttgaacatgctataatacaccatgctgagttgaacatgctatagacgtcatgctgagtggaacatgctatagacgtcatgctgagtggaacatgctatagacgtcatgctgaggctaacatgctatagacgtcatgctgagttgaacatgctatagacgtcatgctgagttgaacatgctatagacgtcatgctgagttgaacatgctatagacgtcatgctgagttgaacatgctatatacgtcatgctgagttgaacatgctatagacgtcatgctgagtggaacatgctatagacgtcatgctgagtggaacatgctatagacgtcatgctgaggctaacatgctatagacgtcatgctgaggctaacatgctatagacgtcatgctgagttgaacatgctatagacgtcatgctgagttgaacattcTATAAtacgtcatgctgagttgaacatgctataatacgtcatgctgagttgtacatgctatagacgtcatgctgagttgaacatgctataatacgtcatgctgagttgaacatgctatagacgtcatgctgagttgaacatgctataatacgtcatgctgagttgaacatgctatagacgtcatgctgagttgTACATGCTACTAGaagtcatgctgagttgaacatgctataataCGTCATGCTGAGTTGTACATGCTATAAtacgtcatgctgagttgaacatgctataataCGTCATGCTGAGTTGTACATGCTATAGACaacatgctgagttgaacatgctatagacgtcatgctgagttgaacatgctataatacgtcatgctgagttgaacatgctatagacgtcatgctgagttgaacgtgctatagacgtcatgctgagttgaacatgctataatacgtcatgctgagttgaacatgctatagacgtcatgctgagttgaacgtgctatagacgtcatgctgagttgaacatgctatagacgtcatgctgagttgaacatgctatagacgtcatgctgagttgaacatgctatagacgtcatgctgagttgaacatgctataatacgtcatgctgagttgaacatgctatagacgtcatgctgagttgaacatgctataatacgtcatgctgagttgaacatgctatagatgtcatgctgagttgaacatgctataatacgtcatgctgagttgaacatgctataatacatcatgctgagttgaacatgctataatacgtcatgctgagttgaacatgctaaagacgtcatgctgagttgaacatgctataatacgtcatgctgagttgaacatgctatagacaccatgctgagttgaacatgctatagacgtcatgctgagttgaacatgctataat is drawn from Salvelinus fontinalis isolate EN_2023a chromosome 4, ASM2944872v1, whole genome shotgun sequence and contains these coding sequences:
- the LOC129852752 gene encoding basic proline-rich protein-like — translated: MAAACARLSPQLTEFPAQRVASSPAPPGGPGLSSDCCELLNHSTTSCYCGALHSSQPISTHPSPAHPRPAQPPPTHPSPAHPIPSQPSPAQPIPAHPRPSQPIPAHPSLSQPSPAHPSPSQPSPSPASPAHPHPSQPIPSHRIPAHPNPAHPSPAHPNPSQPIPGHPIPGRPSPSQPSPSQAIPSQPIPAHPRPSQPIPAQPSPSQPIPAQPIPGQPSPPPPIPSQPIPAHPSPSQPSPSQPSTSQAIPAHPSPAHPSPSQAIPAQPIPAHPRPSQPSPSQPIPAHPHPSQPIPGHPHPSQPIPAHPSPSPLKPSPAQPRPSQPIPAQPSPSQPIPAQPIPGQPSPPPPIPAHPIPSHRIPAHPNPAHPSPAHPNPSHPIPGHPIPGRPSPSQPSPSQPIPAHPRPSHPSPSQPIPAHPSLSQPSPAHPSPSQPSPSPASPAHPHPSHPSPSPPIPAHPSPAHPSPAHPRPSPPIPAQPIPAHPRPSQPSPSQPIPGHPSPAHPSPSQPIPTHLSPSQATPTHRSPSQPIPAHPHSRSFVTLNKGHNPSPSLVEYNTS